A single Mangifera indica cultivar Alphonso chromosome 20, CATAS_Mindica_2.1, whole genome shotgun sequence DNA region contains:
- the LOC123204234 gene encoding ankyrin repeat-containing protein BDA1-like yields the protein MDERLQNFAKEGNADAFFSVLAEDPYVLDRIDQVPFVTTPLHTAAREGKIHFAKEILNLKPSFAWKRDHLGRGPLHLALEGKHLLEGLSPRDSYLDEKYQELVTWLIRHDSGHVRVKARGMVTPLHYAAQVDDESSLAEFLHVCPSSIEDLTVKSETAVHVALKNGSLKALKVLLGWLQNVNKKEILNREDEEGNNALYTAVSANQPEAVKLLMEHMKVNKKNSKGLTALDIFYDRQGEGLGDAAVRDILLAAKAKRASQLHRPSQKTSLVEKALSFSGRIQKIYGLDDLHMDKIPVEVKNVLLVVAVLVATATYQAALSPPGGYWQDDGNLQSAANNISNITTSAVSNTNTTTAISNTTTTLIRTEPSEHRAGKMILGSDLQLVALLFNSVAFFTSLCLISTLVVGLPLDKLSMAPITYMAISYYVSILETFHYTGNTYVGYFFLYYLTAGAFAVFYIPFVLIKWIRPRKV from the exons ATGGATGAAAGGTTGCAGAATTTTGCTAAGGAAGGAAACGCAGATGCATTTTTTTCAGTACTTGCAGAGGATCCTTATGTTTTGGATCGTATTGATCAAGTACCATTTGTGACAACTCCCTTGCACACAGCTGCAAGGGAGGGAAAGATCCATTTTGCCAAAGAGATACTAAACTTAAAGCCTTCATTTGCTTGGAAGCGAGACCATCTTGGGCGTGGCCCCCTCCATTTGGCTTTGGAGGGGAAGCACCTGCTGGAAGGGCTCAGTCCTCGCGATTCGTATTTGGATGAAAAGTACCAGGAACTTGTAACATGGTTGATAAGACATGACAGTGGGCATGTCCGCGTTAAAGCGAGGGGGATGGTTACGCCTTTGCACTATGCAGCTCAAGTAGACGATGAATCCAGCTTGGCTGAGTTTTTGCATGTTTGTCCATCATCAATCGAAGATTTGACTGTTAAATCTGAAACTGCTGTCCATGTCGCCCTCAAAAACGGGAGTTTGAAAGCCTTGAAAGTCTTGTTAGGATGGCTTCAAAACGTCAACAAAAAGGAGATCCTGAACAGGGAGGACGAAGAAGGAAACAATGCATTGTATACTGCAGTATCTGCAAATCAACCTGAG GCGGTGAAGCTGTTGATGGAACATATGAAAGTGAATAAAAAGAACAGTAAAGGTTTGACAGCTTTGGACATCTTTTATGATCGCCAAGGTGAAGGTTTGGGGGATGCAGCAGTTAGGGACATTCTACTTGCTGCTAAAGCTAAAAGAGCATCTCAACTCCATCGTCCTTCACAAAAAACTTCACTAGTCGAGAAGGCCTTATCATTTTCAGGAAGAATTCAGAAAATCTATGGTCTGGATGACCTACACATGGATAAAATTCCTGTTGAAGTCAAAAACGTACTACTTGTGGTAGCTGTATTGGTAGCCACAGCCACCTATCAAGCAGCGCTAAGCCCCCCCGGAGGATATTGGCAAGATGATGGCAATCTGCAGTCTGCAGCCAACAATATCAGTAACATTACCACCTCCGCTGTCAGTAACACCAACACCACCACAGCTATCAGTAACACCACCACCACCCTCATTCGTACAGAGCCTTCTGAACACCGTGCAGGGAAAATGATTCTGGGGTCTGACCTCCAGTTAGTAGCTTTGTTATTTAATTCTGTTGCTTTTTTTACGTCTTTGTGCTTGATTTCGACTCTCGTAGTTGGGCTCCCACTTGACAAATTAAGTATGGCACCGATAACTTACATGGCAATTTCGTATTATGTTTCTATTCTTGAAACTTTTCACTACACCGGAAATACCTATGTAGGGTATTTCTTTCTCTATTATCTGACTGCAGGTGCTTTTGCAGTATTTTATATTCCATTTGTTTTAATCAAATGGATCCGACCACGTAAGGTGTAA
- the LOC123204235 gene encoding mavicyanin-like produces the protein MLSRAYQYCNMIMLYLALAASLNVLEAGGATHIVGGSDGWDSFSNSLNWSREKEFHVGDVLVFNYKNDAHNVMQVNSTAYRKCIKNPYTRLFNSGHDSLVLSEVGKFWYICAVADHCENGQKLAIKVVL, from the exons ATGCTCTCTCGAGCTTATCAGTACTGCAATATGATCATGCTCTATCTTGCTCTCGCGGCATCTCTTAATGTGCTCGAAGCTGGAGGAGCAACTCACATCGTTGGCGGCAGTGATGGCTGGGATTCCTTCTCAAATTCCCTCAACTGGAGTCGGGAAAAAGAATTTCATGTTGGTGATGTTCTTG TATTCAACTACAAGAACGACGCACACAATGTAATGCAGGTGAACTCAACTGCCTACAGGAAATGCATAAAAAACCCATATACAAGATTGTTCAATAGTGGCCATGACTCCCTGGTTTTATCAGAGGTTGGCAAATTCTGGTACATCTGTGCAGTGGCTGATCACTGTGAAAATGGGCAGAAGCTGGCCATCAAGGTGGTACTTTAG
- the LOC123204073 gene encoding MDIS1-interacting receptor like kinase 2-like gives MALSSFERAISIVCMFLFVVPQFSHNVASDSTEEAEALLKWKASLPNQNNSLLSSWTLSPANATNNSTQCAYWSGISCNQDGRISKFNLSLSGLKGTLDEFPFLSFPFLEFIDFGANDLFGVIPAQIYNISKLKYLDLSVNLFHGKIPKEIGLLRNLETLHLNNNKLNGSIPQELGQLTSLDDLILSSNYLDGSIPASLGNLSNLGRLYLYNNSLFDSIPPEIGNLSNLVKLDVSTNSLSGPISLGFKSLRNLNFLYMYENKLSGGIPEELGNIESLYELSLYSNNFSGSIPESIGSLKKLNWLQLYNNKLSGSIPYKIGNLKSLMYLELSENQLSGHIPPTFANLSNLKTLYLRNNYLSGSIPEEIGNLKLVLLSLEYNHFTGSLPHNICQSGFLENFAVHGNEFNGRIPKGLRNCTSLLRLHLENNEFVGNISEDFGIYPKLQYLDLSHNKFQGEISSNWAKCPKLGGLKIAANEITGSIPAELGNLTQLGRLDLSSNLLVGEIPKELGNLSLLEELILNGNKLSGSIPLEIGSLSDITRLDLSANRFGNSIPENIGNLLKIYYLNLSKNQLSQEIPTQLGNLHQLLELDLSQNLLRGNIPSQLSDLEILQKLNLSHNNLSGFIPGGFENMLALSSIDISYNDLEGPIPNSTAFRNASIEELQGNKDLCGDVIGLKRCKGSEAFNTGKHGLRKGLVILLAILFPVLAVLVFSVVLIRILRTSWRSKRDSQEVESGKNYGEVFSISNFDGKKMYEEIVKGTNDFNSEYCIGKGGQGSVYKAELSGNTVAVKKIHALYTSIAVQKEFLSEIQALTVIRHRNIVKFFGFCSHSRHSFLVYKYLEGGNLASILSNENAAVDLDWSKRLKVIKGVANALSYLHNDCFPPIIHRDISSKNILLDSEYEAHVSDFGTAKLLYPDSSNWTELAGTYGYIAPELAYTMKVTEKCDVYSFGVLAMEVIQGKHPRDFLSQSSGSSANMKIDLGNILDPRLPFPSLQVQNKLVSIKEMALLCLDVNPNSRPTMHIVVQSLCR, from the exons atggCCTTGTCCAGCTTTGAAAGAGCAATCTCAATTGTCTGCATGTTTCTGTTTGTTGTGCCCCAATTTTCTCATAATGTTGCTTCTGATTCTACTGAAGAAGCAGAAGCTCTTCTGAAATGGAAAGCCAGCCTGCCAAACCAGAACAACTCTCTCCTGTCTTCCTGGACTCTTTCTCCTGCTAATGCCACAAACAATTCTACTCAGTGCGCCTATTGGTCTGGGATCTCTTGCAACCAGGATGGAAGAATCAGCAAATTCAACCTGTCCCTTTCAGGTTTAAAAGGTACTCTTGATGAATTTCCATTCTTATCATTTCCCTTTCTTGAATTTATCGATTTTGGTGCAAATGATCTCTTTGGTGTTATCCCGGcacaaatatataatatctcAAAATTGAAGTACCTTGACTTATCAGTCAATCTGTTTCATGGGAAAATTCCGAAGGAAATTGGCCTGTTGAGAAATCTAGAGACCCTCCACCtgaataataataagttaaatgGCTCAATTCCACAGGAATTAGGTCAATTGACTTCCCTCGATGATCTTATCTTGTCAAGTAACTATTTGGATGGCTCCATTCCAGCTTCTTTGGGTAATTTGAGCAACTTAGGTCgattatatctttataataattcacTTTTTGATTCAATTCCTCCAGAGATTGGAAACCTCTCTAATCTAGTTAAACTTGATGTGAGTACCAATAGTTTATCCGGTCCAATCTCTTTAGGTTTCAAAAGCTTGAGAAACCTGAATTTCCTGTACATGTATGAAAACAAACTTTCTGGTGGCATTCCCGAAGAATTAGGGAACATTGAATCTCTTTATGAATTAAGtctttattctaataatttttcaggTTCAATTCCAGAGTCAATAGGTAGTCTGAAAAAACTAAACTGGCttcaattgtataataataaacttTCTGGATCAATTCCTTATAAAATAGGAAACCTGAAGTCTCTTATGTATCTAGAGTTGAGTGAAAATCAGCTTAGTGGCCATATTCCTCCTACTTTTGCTAATTTGAGCAATTTGAAAACCCTCTATCTCCGAAACAACTATCTTTCTGGTTCAATTCCAGAAGAAATTGGAAATTTGAAGTTGGTTCTTCTGTCACTGGAGTACAACCACTTCACTGGTTCTTTACCCCATAATATTTGTCAAAGCGGTTTCCTTGAGAATTTTGCAGTGCACGGCAATGAATTCAATGGTCGAATTCCGAAAGGCTTGAGAAATTGCACAAGCCTGCTGAGACTCCACctggaaaataatgaatttgttGGTAATATATCAGAAGATTTCGGCATCTACCCAAAACTGCAATACTTAGATCTCAGTCATAATAAATTCCAGGGTGAAATCTCATCTAACTGGGCAAAGTGTCCAAAATTAGGCGGCCTAAAGATTGCAGCTAATGAGATCACCGGCAGCATACCAGCTGAGCTTGGTAACTTGACTCAACTTGGTAGACTTGATCTTTCTTCAAATCTGCTGGTTGGAGAGATTCCGAAAGAACTTGGAAATTTGAGTCTGCTGGAGGAGCTGATTTTGAATGGAAACAAACTATCTGGCAGTATACCTCTGGAAATTGGATCCCTCTCAGACATTACCCGCCTTGACTTGTCGGCAAACAGGTTCGGCAATTCAATCCCTGAAAATATAGGGAACTTGTTGAAAATCTATTACTTGAATTTGAGCAAGAATCAACTTAGCCAAGAGATTCCAACTCAGTTGGGCAATCTACATCAACTTTTAGAGCTAGATTTGAGTCAGAACTTACTCAGGGGAAACATACCCTCTCAATTGTCTGATTTGGAAATTTTGCAGAAGCTGAATCTCTCGCACAATAACCTCTCTGGGTTCATTCCAGGAGGATTTGAAAATATGCTAGCACTGTCTAGCATTGACATTTCCTACAATGACCTAGAGGGTCCAATTCCAAACTCCACAGCATTTCGAAATGCTTCCATAGAAGAACTACAAGGGAACAAAGATTTGTGCGGTGATGTTATCGGATTGAAACGTTGCAAAGGCTCGGAAGCTTTTAACACAGGCAAACACGGATTGAGAAAGGGATTGGTGATACTCCTGGCAATTTTGTTCCCAGTTTTAGCAGTGCTTGTTTTTTCAGTTGTGCTGATCCGAATTCTCAGAACTTCCTGGAGAAGCAAGAGAGACTCACAAGAAGTAGAAAGTGGTAAAAACTATGGAGAGGTCTTTTCAATTTCGAATTTTGATGGGAAAAAGATGTATGAAGAAATTGTGAAAGGAACAAATGATTTCAACTCAGAATATTGCATTGGGAAAGGAGGTCAAGGAAGTGTTTATAAAGCAGAACTATCAGGAAACACTGTAGCAGTCAAGAAAATTCATGCTTTGTATACCAGTATTGCAGTTCAAAAGGAGTTCTTAAGCGAAATACAAGCTCTAACAGTAATAAGGCACCGAAATATCGTGAAATTTTTTGGCTTTTGTTCACATTCCAGACACTCATTCTTGGTCTACAAGTACCTGGAAGGGGGCAACTTGGCCTCAATCCTGAGCAATGAAAACGCAGCAGTTGACCTAGACTGGAGCAAGAGACTGAAAGTGATAAAAGGAGTAGCCAATGCCTTATCTTACCTGCATAACGACTGCTTCCCACCAATCATCCATCGCGACATATCAAGCAAGAACATCCTGCTGGATTCAGAATACGAAGCTCATGTTTCAGACTTCGGAACAGCCAAGCTTCTTTACCCAGACTCCTCCAATTGGACCGAGCTTGCAGGCACATATGGATACATTGCACCAG AGCTTGCTTATACAATGAAGGTGACAGAGAAATGTGACGTCTATAGCTTTGGGGTGTTGGCAATGGAAGTGATCCAAGGGAAGCATCCGAGAGATTTTCTCTCCCAATCTTCAGGTTCATCTGCCAACATGAAGATAGACCTTGGGAATATATTGGATCCCAGGCTTCCATTTCCGTCCCTACAAGTTCAGAACAAACTGGTTTCCATCAAGGAGATGGCCCTATTATGCTTAGATGTGAATCCAAATTCAAGACCCACCATGCATATTGTGGTTCAATCACTGTGCCGGTAA
- the LOC123204071 gene encoding MDIS1-interacting receptor like kinase 2-like, giving the protein MALSSLERAISFVCMILFVVFQFSQNVASDSAEEAEALLKWKASLPNQNNSLLSSWTGSPANTANYSTHCTDWSGIFCNQDGRIDKFNLSLSDLKGTLDELSFLSFPFLEFIDFGVNQLFGLIPAQICNLSKLKYLDLSVNLFHGKIPQEIGLLRNLETLHLNNNQLNGSIPQELGQLTTLKDLTMSSNHLDGSIPASLGNLSNLGRFYLYNNSLSGSIPPEIGNLSNLVELDVSTNSLSGSISSRFENLRNLSHLYMYENKLSGVIPREIGNIESLYELSLYSNHFLGSIPRSIGGLKNLIWLQLYNNKLSGSIPYEIGNLKSLMYLELSENQLSGHIPPTFANLSNLETLYLRNNSLSGPIPEEIGNLKKLVLLSLDNNHFTGSLPHNICQSGSLENFAVNGNNFEGPIPKGLRNCTSLKRLRLEKNEFVGNISEDFGIYPQLQYIDLSQNKFHGEISSNWAKCAKLGTLKIAANDISGSIPAKLGNLTQLGRLDLSSNLLVGEMPKELGNLSLLEELILNGNKLSGSIPLEIGSLSDITRLDLSANRLSNSIPGNIGNLLKVYYLNLSNNQLSQEIPTQLGKLSQLSELDLSQNLLRGNIPSQLSDLEVLQKLNLSHNNLSGFIPGEFENMLALTSIDISYNDLEGPIPNSTAFRNASIGALQGNKYLCGDFIGLQPCKSSRAFNSGKHRLSKRLLTILAILFPVLAALVFSVVLIQILRTSWRRKRDSKEVESGENYGEVLSISIFDGKKMYEEVVKGTNDFSSEYCIGKGGQGRVYKAELSGNTVAVKKIHVLHTSIADQKEFLNEIQALTAIRHQNIVKFFGFCSHPRHSFLVYKYLERGNLASILSNENTAVELDWSKRLKVIKGVADGLSYLHNNCYPPIVHRNISSKNILLDSEYEAQIADFGTAKLLNPDSSNWTELAGTCGYVAPELAYTMKVTEKCDVYSFGVLAMEVIQGKHPSDFLSHSLGSSAKLKMELGDMLDPRLPFPLLEVQNKLVSIKEMTLLCLNVNPESRPTMHTVAQLLCS; this is encoded by the exons ATGGCCTTGTCGAGCTTGGAGAGAGCAATCTCATTTGTCTGCATGATTCTGTTTGTTGTGTTTCAGTTTTCTCAGAATGTTGCTTCAGATTCTGCTGAAGAAGCAGAAGCTCTTCTGAAATGGAAAGCAAGTCTGCCAAACCAGAACAACTCTCTCCTGTCTTCCTGGACTGGTTCTCCTGCTAATACCGCCAACTATTCTACTCATTGCACCGATTGGTCTGGAATTTTTTGCAACCAGGATGGAAGAATCGATAAATTCAACCTGTCTCTCTCAGATTTAAAAGGTACTCTTGATGAATTATCCTTCTTATCATTTCCCTTTCTTGAATTCATCGATTTTGGTGTAAATCAACTGTTTGGTCTTATCCCAGCACAAATATGTaatctttcaaaattaaagtacCTTGATTTGTCAGTGAATCTGTTTCATGGGAAAATTCCCCAGGAAATTGGCCTATTAAGAAATCTAGAGACCCTCCACTTGAACAATAATCAGTTAAATGGCTCAATCCCACAGGAATTAGGCCAATTGACTACCCTTAAGGATCTTACCATGTCTAGTAACCATTTGGATGGTTCAATTCCTGCTTCTTTGGGTAATTTGAGCAACTTAGGTAGATtctatctttataataattcacTTTCAGGTTCAATTCCTCCAGAGATTGGAAACCTCTCTAATCTAGTTGAACTTGATGTGAGTACCAATAGTTTATCCGGTTCAATCTCTTCACGTTTTGAAAATCTAAGAAACCTGAGTCACCTCTACATGTACGAAAACAAGCTTTCTGGTGTCATTCCTAGAGAAATAGGGAACATTGAATCTCTTTATGAATTAAGCCTTTATTCTAATCATTTTTTGGGTTCAATTCCAAGGTCAATAGGTGGTCTGAAAAACCTAATCTGGCTTCAGttgtataataataaacttTCTGGATCAATTCCTTATGAAATAGGAAATCTAAAGTCTCTTATGTATCTTGAGTTGAGTGAAAATCAGCTTAGTGGCCATATTCCTCCTACTTTTGCTAATTTGAGTAATTTAGAAACTCTGTATCTTCGAAACAACTCTCTTTCTGGTCCAATTCCTGAAGAAATTGGAAATTTAAAGAAGTTGGTTCTTTTGTCACTGGATAACAACCACTTCACTGGTTCTTTACCCCATAATATTTGTCAAAGTGGTTCACTTGAGAACTTTGCAGTAAATGGTAACAACTTTGAAGGTCCGATTCCGAAAGGCTTGAGAAATTGCACAAGCCTGAAGAGACTCCGCctggaaaaaaatgaatttgttggTAATATATCAGAAGATTTTGGGATCTACCCACAACTGCAATACATAGATCTCAGTCAAAATAAATTCCACGGTGAAATCTCATCTAACTGGGCAAAGTGTGCAAAATTAGGCACCCTAAAGATTGCTGCTAATGATATCAGTGGCAGCATACCAGCTAAGCTAGGTAACTTGACTCAACTAGGTAGACTAGATCTTTCTTCGAATCTGCTGGTTGGAGAGATGCCGAAAGAACTTGGAAATTTGAGTCTGCTAGAGGAGCTGATTTTGAATGGGAATAAACTTTCTGGCAGCATACCTCTGGAAATTGGATCTCTTTCAGATATTACCCGTCTTGACTTGTCGGCAAACAGGTTGAGCAATTCAATCCCTGGAAATATAGGGAACTTGTTGAAAGTCTATTACTTGAATTTGAGCAACAATCAGCTTAGCCAAGAAATTCCAACTCAGTTGGGCAAGCTAAGTCAACTTTCAGAGCTAGATTTGAGTCAGAACTTACTCAGGGGAAACATACCTTCTCAATTATCTGATTTGGAAGTTTTGCAGAAGCTGAATCTCTCCCACAATAACCTCTCTGGGTTCATTCCAGGAGAATTTGAAAACATGCTAGCCCTGACTAGTATTGACATTTCCTACAACGACTTGGAGGGTCCAATTCCAAACTCCACAGCCTTTCGAAATGCTTCCATAGGAGCATTACAAGGGAACAAATATTTGTGCGGTGATTTTATCGGATTGCAACCTTGCAAAAGTTCAAGAGCTTTCAACTCAGGCAAACACAGATTGAGCAAAAGATTGTTGACCATCCTGGCAATTCTGTTCCCAGTTTTAGCAGCACTTGTTTTTTCAGTTGTGCTGATCCAAATTCTCAGAACTTCCTGGAGAAGGAAGAGAGACTCCAAAGAAGTAGAAAGCGGTGAAAACTACGGAGAGGTCttgtcaatttcaatttttgatggGAAAAAGATGTATGAAGAAGTCGTGAAAGGAACAAATGATTTCAGTTCAGAATATTGCATTGGGAAAGGAGGTCAAGGAAGAGTTTATAAAGCAGAACTTTCGGGAAACACTGTAGCAGTCAAGAAAATTCATGTTTTGCATACCAGTATTGCAGATCAGAAAGAGTTCTTAAACGAAATTCAAGCTCTAACAGCGATAAGGcatcaaaatattgtaaaattttttggtttttgttcacATCCTAGACACTCATTCTTAGTCTACAAGTACCTGGAAAGGGGCAACTTGGCCTCAATCCTGAGCAATGAAAACACAGCGGTTGAGCTAGACTGGAGCAAGAGACTGAAAGTCATAAAAGGAGTGGCTGATGGGTTATCTTACTTGCACAACAACTGCTACCCACCAATCGTCCATCGCAACATATCGAGCAAGAACATCCTGTTGGATTCGGAATATGAAGCTCAGATTGCAGACTTTGGAACAGCCAAGCTTCTTAACCCAGACTCATCCAATTGGACCGAGCTTGCAGGCACATGTGGATATGTTGCACCAG AGCTTGCTTATACAATGAAGGTGACAGAGAAATGTGACGTCTATAGCTTTGGTGTGTTGGCAATGGAAGTGATCCAGGGGAAGCATCCAAGTGATTTTCTCTCCCATTCTTTAGGTTCATCTGCCAAGTTGAAAATGGAGCTTGGTGATATGTTGGATCCGAGGCTTCCATTTCCACTCCTGGAAGTTCAGAACAAACTGGTTTCCATCAAGGAGATGACCCTATTATGCTTGAATGTAAATCCAGAGTCTAGACCCACCATGCATACTGTGGCTCAATTACTCTGCAGCTAA
- the LOC123204139 gene encoding kinase-interacting family protein-like codes for MMSEGDQTMEKAASNQSPPSKISSTNPPWLLPGLADVDERMKKLLTISASEEEKAGETFAERAEWYYQKRPQLLSLLKDLYKGYIILLNTKLKHPPQKNASECSTFDEEDQYESDIESTVSFQQPAAQSWTNIDNIVAELVVKNVENEMLQNQVNEMEQVGNESGKKIELLKKLLELLESERVILMNEKVKLEYKVDSLEEDKRSLASEAMFMKRKACELARIVLRMREDHRVCILSQKIEDLQEQIYGLEKRNKEYYNMLLNNRKHQQEEKEMMNRSKSSKVVTLEGSFQSPDKLKLNKSKSALWKSDSVKGAGGKKGSKWWEKVKNVDLFSCGLNPSCT; via the exons ATGATGTCGGAGGGCGATCAGACGATGGAGAAAGCTGCATCAAATCAATCTCCTCCTTCGAAAATCTCCTCCACAAATCCTCCCTGGCTTCTTCCGGGCCTTGCAG ATGTTGATGAAAGAATGAAAAAGTTGCTGACAATAAGCGCTTCTGAAGAAGAGAAAGCCGGTGAAACTTTTGCTGAAAGAGCTGAATGGTACTATCAGAAGCGCCCTCAGCTTCTGTCTCTTCTCAAAGACTTATACAAAGGGTACATAATCTTGCTCAACACAAAACTCAAGCACCCACCTCAGAAAAATGCTTCTGAATGCAGCACTTTTGATGAGGAAGATCAGTATGAATCAGACATAGAGAGCACCGTTTCTTTCCAACAACCAGCGGCTCAAAGCTGGACTAACATTGacaacattgtggctgagcttGTGGTGAAGAATGTTGAGAATGAAATGCTGCAAAACCAAGTGAATGAGATGGAGCAAGTGGGGAATGAATCAGGGAAGAAGATAGAGTTGTTGAAGAAGCTGCTTGAGTTGTTGGAATCTGAGAGGGTTATATTGATGAATGAGAAGGTGAAGTTGGAATACAAAGTAGATTCTTTGGAGGAGGACAAGAGAAGTTTGGCTTCGGAGGCGATGTTCATGAAGAGAAAAGCCTGTGAGCTTGCTCGGATTGTGCTGAGAATGAGGGAGGATCATAGAGTTTGTATTTTGAGTCAAAAGATTGAGGATCTTCAGGAGCAAATTTATGGGTTGGAGAAGAGGAACAAGGAATATTACAACATGCTACTGAACAACAGAAAGCATCagcaagaagagaaagagatgatGAACAGAAGCAAAAGCAGTAAGGTGGTGACTTTGGAAGGGAGTTTTCAGTCTCCTGATAAGCTCAAGTTGAACAAGTCAAAAAGTGCTTTGTGGAAAAGTGATTCTGTGAAGGGAGCTGGTGGAAAGAAGGGGTCAAAGTGGTGGGAAAAGGTGAAAAATGTGGACTTGTTCAGTTGTGGCCTCAATCCAAGTTGTACTTGA